Proteins from one Solenopsis invicta isolate M01_SB chromosome 11, UNIL_Sinv_3.0, whole genome shotgun sequence genomic window:
- the LOC105200582 gene encoding uncharacterized protein LOC105200582 isoform X2: MEVTASKSRWCCAPGCMLNIKITKRHFFRFPKDRKRFLEWIKACNRLDLITMSSECANRYYWLCHLHFRVEMFRNIEGKIYLSKEAVPSIFLKPLQTGDNTSTTLFQPISFVTIFLKPETRNRNSSSADLSQSEVSQTHPVTGDTAIISPLQALIPKATIKQTCEDRGTSTTGIQFIKEIYPNTGTASKSSQISSTYSMPLPTEEYNNIDIIDLTSTDSSVPTTSSMSSKTPSVCAMQQNGDKTLKRKHWTVSTQTPDAWMYIDSFLRGKRQLEKSEICVDNLVVKRRKTLGTEKEDSRVNMDQFKAACVDLLPRNSALLVLACINACEKAKARKSFKYKQFALELFFMASGAYRFYRSLCSLPTVRQLWSHIRTWDMPPGLNDNVLDAFRLKIKSLPPMERHCSLCVNEMRLRPHLFYNLSRDRIVGFHDIGTEKRRTLARKVLVIMACSLAGDWEQPIAYYFHGGIYRADTLKNLIFQAIIRLKSIGATVHTLITNTSPAFLRLSRHLGISAERPSFLVNDEKVFYVFDVTRLIRVTRNVLRSYDLRFREKRASWTDIELFFRHDSQMRLSLAPKLSLGHLDPNECQKTETKYAAQIFSNSIATGLSAHIASGELPLETIGTMEFIHNFDQLFDILNSCASTKSDTKTFGQAFTGSMYEMSFLQQMLDFLKSIKVVNRNGTYVKSIKCFDRWQITINAVIQLWNVLKEHQILFLYMRRLNLESIERVFRSVRRQSGNRIKPTPILFTRAFKNLVSKHFLEHSSGGDSAMNGRKMLKRIASESTTSVSLLADEVSPAVQTVLNVATTNYRDLRLPEISAFKRVCEFLLNECLRMHVNCDMCVAYAAKQSSPSKDALSSFSLYVSSLEDTFMHNFETLSIEENLGSQILQLAEKIDYKPPCPDFPVTLLVKLFLRMRIYLTLSRHNKICKNINAPRNSLNVLQL, from the exons ATGGAAGTAACAGCATCAAAGTCACGCTGGTGTTGTGCACCAGGTTGCatgctaaatataaaaataacgaaacgACATTTCTTCAGATTTCCAAAAGATAGAAAAAG atttctaGAATGGATTAAAGCATGCAATAGACTGGACTTGATAACAATGAGCTCAGAATGTGCTAATCGATATTACTGGCTATGCCATTTACATTTTCGAGTAGAAATGTTTCGAAATATAGAAGGAAAAATTTATCTCAGTAAAGAAGCTGTGCCATCAATATTTTTGAAGCCATTGCAAACAGGAGA tAATACATCTACAACTTTATTTCAACCGATTTCCTTtgtaactatatttttaaagcCAGAGACCAGAAATAg AAACTCATCATCTGCAGATTTATCACAATCAGAAGTGTCTCAAACCCATCCTGTGACAGG AGATACAGCTATAATTTCACCATTGCAAGCACTTATTCCGAAAGCAACTATAAAGCAGACATGTGAGGATAG GGGTACTTCTACGACAGGAATACAATTCATCAAAGAAATATACCCAAATACAGGAACAGCATCGAAATCATCGCAAATATCATCGACTTACAGCATGCCTTTGCCAACggaagaatataataatat AGATATCATAGATTTAACATCTACGGATTCTTCGGTGCCAACAACATCGTCAATGTCATCGAAAACACCATCAGTTTGTGCAATGCAACAAAATGGTGACAA gacattaaaaagaaaacattggACTGTTTCGACACAAACGCCAGATGCGTGGATGTATATCGACTCCTTTCTTCGAGGGAAGAGACAGCTGGAGAAATCCGAAATATGTGTCGATAATCTGGTCGTAAAGCGGAGGAAAACGCTTGGCACGGAAAAGGAAGATTCTCGCGTGAACATGGATCAATTTAAAGCGGCGTGTGTAGACTTATTACCGCGTAATTCTGCCCTGTTGGTCTTGGCGTGCATCAACGCTTGCGAGAAAGCTAAGGCTAGAAAGAGTTTTAAGTACAAGCAATTCGCGCTCGAATTGTTCTTTATGGCATCGGGTGCGTACAGATTTTACCGGTCATTATGCTCGCTGCCTACAGTGCGCCAGCTGTGGAGTCATATTCGCACCTGGGATATGCCGCCTGGTTTGAACGACAACGTACTCGATGCGTTTCGTTTAAAGATAAAGTCACTGCCGCCGATGGAGAGACATTGCTCCCTGTGTGTGAACGAGATGCGACTGAGGCCGCATCTCTTTTACAATCTGTCGCGAGATAGAATCGTTGGTTTCCACGACATCGGTACGGAGAAGCGCCGCACGTTAGCGAGAAAGGTCCTGGTAATAATGGCATGTAGCTTGGCTGGTGACTGGGAACAGCCCATTGCCTACTACTTCCATGGTGGCATATATCGCGCCGATACTTTGAAGAATCTGATATTCCAAGCAATAATTAGACTGAAAAGCATTGGTGCAACCGTGCACACTTTGATCACCAATACCTCACCAGCGTTTCTACGACTATCGCGGCATTTAGGAATTTCCGCGGAGCGCCCGTCATTTCTAGTAAATGACGAAAAGGTGTTTTATGTTTTCGATGTTACACGGCTAATTAGAGTAACCAGAAACGTGCTCAGGAGTTACGATCTTCGCTTCCGCGAGAAGAGAGCTTCGTGGACGGATATCGAACTCTTTTTTAGACATGATAGCCAGATGCGACTATCGCTAGCCCCTAAATTGTCTCTAGGTCATCTCGATCCCAATGAATGTCAAAAGACGGAAACCAAGTATGCTGCTCAAATATTCAGTAACAGCATAGCCACAGGTCTGAGCGCACACATTGCATCAGGTGAATTACCGCTGGAAACGATTGGAACGATGGAGTTCATACACAATTTTGATCAACTGTTTGATATACTCAACTCTTGCGCATCAACAAAATCGGATACTAAAACTTTTGGACAAGCTTTCACGGGTAGCATGTATGAGATGAGTTTCTTACAGCAGATGCTCGACTTTCTAAAGTCGATCAAGGTAGTGAACAGGAATGGCACGTATGTCAAGTCGATTAAGTGTTTTGATCGTTGGCAAATTACGATCAACGCAGTCATTCAATTGTGGAACGTGTTGAAGGAGCACCAGATCCTTTTTCTCTACATGAGAAGACTGAATTTGGAGAGCATCGAACGCGTTTTTCGCTCTGTCAGACGACAAAGCGGAAATCGCATCAAACCCACACCTATTTTGTTTACTCGTGCATTCAAGAATCTTGTTAGCAAGCACTTCCTCGAGCATTCAAGCGGAGGTGATTCCGCCATGAACGGGCGGAAAATGCTTAAGCGAATAGCGTCGGAGTCAACCACGTCAGTGTCATTACTAGCTGACGAAGTTTCACCTGCAGTTCAAACAGTTTTGAACGTTGCAACAACAAATTATCGCGATTTGCGGCTACCTGAGATAAGCGCATTTAAGCGCGTGTGTGAGTTTCTACTCAACGAGTGTTTGCGGATGCACGTTAATTGTGACATGTGCGTCGCCTATGCTGCTAAGCAGAGCAGCCCCAGTAAAGATGCATTAAGTTCCTTCAGTCTCTATGTTTCCAGCCTTGAAGATACATTTATGCATAATTTCGAGACTCTCTCCATCGAGGAAAATCTCGGCTCTCAAATATTGCAGCTCGCGGAAAAAATCGATTATAAACCTCCCTGTCCGGACTTTCCGGTCACTTTATTGGTTAAACTGTTCTTACGTATGCGAATATATCTTACGTTATCGCGGCATAATAAGATTTGCAAAAACATAAACGCACCACGTAACTCTTTGAATGTGTTACAGTTATGA
- the LOC105200582 gene encoding uncharacterized protein LOC105200582 isoform X3, which translates to MEVTASKSRWCCAPGCMLNIKITKRHFFRFPKDRKRFLEWIKACNRLDLITMSSECANRYYWLCHLHFRVEMFRNIEGKIYLSKEAVPSIFLKPLQTGDNTSTTLFQPISFVTIFLKPETRNRNSSSADLSQSEVSQTHPVTGGTSTTGIQFIKEIYPNTGTASKSSQISSTYSMPLPTEEYNNIDIIDLTSTDSSVPTTSSMSSKTPSVCAMQQNGDKTLKRKHWTVSTQTPDAWMYIDSFLRGKRQLEKSEICVDNLVVKRRKTLGTEKEDSRVNMDQFKAACVDLLPRNSALLVLACINACEKAKARKSFKYKQFALELFFMASGAYRFYRSLCSLPTVRQLWSHIRTWDMPPGLNDNVLDAFRLKIKSLPPMERHCSLCVNEMRLRPHLFYNLSRDRIVGFHDIGTEKRRTLARKVLVIMACSLAGDWEQPIAYYFHGGIYRADTLKNLIFQAIIRLKSIGATVHTLITNTSPAFLRLSRHLGISAERPSFLVNDEKVFYVFDVTRLIRVTRNVLRSYDLRFREKRASWTDIELFFRHDSQMRLSLAPKLSLGHLDPNECQKTETKYAAQIFSNSIATGLSAHIASGELPLETIGTMEFIHNFDQLFDILNSCASTKSDTKTFGQAFTGSMYEMSFLQQMLDFLKSIKVVNRNGTYVKSIKCFDRWQITINAVIQLWNVLKEHQILFLYMRRLNLESIERVFRSVRRQSGNRIKPTPILFTRAFKNLVSKHFLEHSSGGDSAMNGRKMLKRIASESTTSVSLLADEVSPAVQTVLNVATTNYRDLRLPEISAFKRVCEFLLNECLRMHVNCDMCVAYAAKQSSPSKDALSSFSLYVSSLEDTFMHNFETLSIEENLGSQILQLAEKIDYKPPCPDFPVTLLVKLFLRMRIYLTLSRHNKICKNINAPRNSLNVLQL; encoded by the exons ATGGAAGTAACAGCATCAAAGTCACGCTGGTGTTGTGCACCAGGTTGCatgctaaatataaaaataacgaaacgACATTTCTTCAGATTTCCAAAAGATAGAAAAAG atttctaGAATGGATTAAAGCATGCAATAGACTGGACTTGATAACAATGAGCTCAGAATGTGCTAATCGATATTACTGGCTATGCCATTTACATTTTCGAGTAGAAATGTTTCGAAATATAGAAGGAAAAATTTATCTCAGTAAAGAAGCTGTGCCATCAATATTTTTGAAGCCATTGCAAACAGGAGA tAATACATCTACAACTTTATTTCAACCGATTTCCTTtgtaactatatttttaaagcCAGAGACCAGAAATAg AAACTCATCATCTGCAGATTTATCACAATCAGAAGTGTCTCAAACCCATCCTGTGACAGG GGGTACTTCTACGACAGGAATACAATTCATCAAAGAAATATACCCAAATACAGGAACAGCATCGAAATCATCGCAAATATCATCGACTTACAGCATGCCTTTGCCAACggaagaatataataatat AGATATCATAGATTTAACATCTACGGATTCTTCGGTGCCAACAACATCGTCAATGTCATCGAAAACACCATCAGTTTGTGCAATGCAACAAAATGGTGACAA gacattaaaaagaaaacattggACTGTTTCGACACAAACGCCAGATGCGTGGATGTATATCGACTCCTTTCTTCGAGGGAAGAGACAGCTGGAGAAATCCGAAATATGTGTCGATAATCTGGTCGTAAAGCGGAGGAAAACGCTTGGCACGGAAAAGGAAGATTCTCGCGTGAACATGGATCAATTTAAAGCGGCGTGTGTAGACTTATTACCGCGTAATTCTGCCCTGTTGGTCTTGGCGTGCATCAACGCTTGCGAGAAAGCTAAGGCTAGAAAGAGTTTTAAGTACAAGCAATTCGCGCTCGAATTGTTCTTTATGGCATCGGGTGCGTACAGATTTTACCGGTCATTATGCTCGCTGCCTACAGTGCGCCAGCTGTGGAGTCATATTCGCACCTGGGATATGCCGCCTGGTTTGAACGACAACGTACTCGATGCGTTTCGTTTAAAGATAAAGTCACTGCCGCCGATGGAGAGACATTGCTCCCTGTGTGTGAACGAGATGCGACTGAGGCCGCATCTCTTTTACAATCTGTCGCGAGATAGAATCGTTGGTTTCCACGACATCGGTACGGAGAAGCGCCGCACGTTAGCGAGAAAGGTCCTGGTAATAATGGCATGTAGCTTGGCTGGTGACTGGGAACAGCCCATTGCCTACTACTTCCATGGTGGCATATATCGCGCCGATACTTTGAAGAATCTGATATTCCAAGCAATAATTAGACTGAAAAGCATTGGTGCAACCGTGCACACTTTGATCACCAATACCTCACCAGCGTTTCTACGACTATCGCGGCATTTAGGAATTTCCGCGGAGCGCCCGTCATTTCTAGTAAATGACGAAAAGGTGTTTTATGTTTTCGATGTTACACGGCTAATTAGAGTAACCAGAAACGTGCTCAGGAGTTACGATCTTCGCTTCCGCGAGAAGAGAGCTTCGTGGACGGATATCGAACTCTTTTTTAGACATGATAGCCAGATGCGACTATCGCTAGCCCCTAAATTGTCTCTAGGTCATCTCGATCCCAATGAATGTCAAAAGACGGAAACCAAGTATGCTGCTCAAATATTCAGTAACAGCATAGCCACAGGTCTGAGCGCACACATTGCATCAGGTGAATTACCGCTGGAAACGATTGGAACGATGGAGTTCATACACAATTTTGATCAACTGTTTGATATACTCAACTCTTGCGCATCAACAAAATCGGATACTAAAACTTTTGGACAAGCTTTCACGGGTAGCATGTATGAGATGAGTTTCTTACAGCAGATGCTCGACTTTCTAAAGTCGATCAAGGTAGTGAACAGGAATGGCACGTATGTCAAGTCGATTAAGTGTTTTGATCGTTGGCAAATTACGATCAACGCAGTCATTCAATTGTGGAACGTGTTGAAGGAGCACCAGATCCTTTTTCTCTACATGAGAAGACTGAATTTGGAGAGCATCGAACGCGTTTTTCGCTCTGTCAGACGACAAAGCGGAAATCGCATCAAACCCACACCTATTTTGTTTACTCGTGCATTCAAGAATCTTGTTAGCAAGCACTTCCTCGAGCATTCAAGCGGAGGTGATTCCGCCATGAACGGGCGGAAAATGCTTAAGCGAATAGCGTCGGAGTCAACCACGTCAGTGTCATTACTAGCTGACGAAGTTTCACCTGCAGTTCAAACAGTTTTGAACGTTGCAACAACAAATTATCGCGATTTGCGGCTACCTGAGATAAGCGCATTTAAGCGCGTGTGTGAGTTTCTACTCAACGAGTGTTTGCGGATGCACGTTAATTGTGACATGTGCGTCGCCTATGCTGCTAAGCAGAGCAGCCCCAGTAAAGATGCATTAAGTTCCTTCAGTCTCTATGTTTCCAGCCTTGAAGATACATTTATGCATAATTTCGAGACTCTCTCCATCGAGGAAAATCTCGGCTCTCAAATATTGCAGCTCGCGGAAAAAATCGATTATAAACCTCCCTGTCCGGACTTTCCGGTCACTTTATTGGTTAAACTGTTCTTACGTATGCGAATATATCTTACGTTATCGCGGCATAATAAGATTTGCAAAAACATAAACGCACCACGTAACTCTTTGAATGTGTTACAGTTATGA
- the LOC105200582 gene encoding uncharacterized protein LOC105200582 isoform X1, translating into MEVTASKSRWCCAPGCMLNIKITKRHFFRFPKDRKRFLEWIKACNRLDLITMSSECANRYYWLCHLHFRVEMFRNIEGKIYLSKEAVPSIFLKPLQTGDNTSTTLFQPISFVTIFLKPETRNRNSSSADLSQSEVSQTHPVTGDTAIISPLQALIPKATIKQTCEDRNVPSTQTTLEVKSNNDNGGTSTTGIQFIKEIYPNTGTASKSSQISSTYSMPLPTEEYNNIDIIDLTSTDSSVPTTSSMSSKTPSVCAMQQNGDKTLKRKHWTVSTQTPDAWMYIDSFLRGKRQLEKSEICVDNLVVKRRKTLGTEKEDSRVNMDQFKAACVDLLPRNSALLVLACINACEKAKARKSFKYKQFALELFFMASGAYRFYRSLCSLPTVRQLWSHIRTWDMPPGLNDNVLDAFRLKIKSLPPMERHCSLCVNEMRLRPHLFYNLSRDRIVGFHDIGTEKRRTLARKVLVIMACSLAGDWEQPIAYYFHGGIYRADTLKNLIFQAIIRLKSIGATVHTLITNTSPAFLRLSRHLGISAERPSFLVNDEKVFYVFDVTRLIRVTRNVLRSYDLRFREKRASWTDIELFFRHDSQMRLSLAPKLSLGHLDPNECQKTETKYAAQIFSNSIATGLSAHIASGELPLETIGTMEFIHNFDQLFDILNSCASTKSDTKTFGQAFTGSMYEMSFLQQMLDFLKSIKVVNRNGTYVKSIKCFDRWQITINAVIQLWNVLKEHQILFLYMRRLNLESIERVFRSVRRQSGNRIKPTPILFTRAFKNLVSKHFLEHSSGGDSAMNGRKMLKRIASESTTSVSLLADEVSPAVQTVLNVATTNYRDLRLPEISAFKRVCEFLLNECLRMHVNCDMCVAYAAKQSSPSKDALSSFSLYVSSLEDTFMHNFETLSIEENLGSQILQLAEKIDYKPPCPDFPVTLLVKLFLRMRIYLTLSRHNKICKNINAPRNSLNVLQL; encoded by the exons ATGGAAGTAACAGCATCAAAGTCACGCTGGTGTTGTGCACCAGGTTGCatgctaaatataaaaataacgaaacgACATTTCTTCAGATTTCCAAAAGATAGAAAAAG atttctaGAATGGATTAAAGCATGCAATAGACTGGACTTGATAACAATGAGCTCAGAATGTGCTAATCGATATTACTGGCTATGCCATTTACATTTTCGAGTAGAAATGTTTCGAAATATAGAAGGAAAAATTTATCTCAGTAAAGAAGCTGTGCCATCAATATTTTTGAAGCCATTGCAAACAGGAGA tAATACATCTACAACTTTATTTCAACCGATTTCCTTtgtaactatatttttaaagcCAGAGACCAGAAATAg AAACTCATCATCTGCAGATTTATCACAATCAGAAGTGTCTCAAACCCATCCTGTGACAGG AGATACAGCTATAATTTCACCATTGCAAGCACTTATTCCGAAAGCAACTATAAAGCAGACATGTGAGGATAG aaaTGTGCCATCAACTCAGACAACATTAGAAGTGAAGTCAAATAATGATAATGG GGGTACTTCTACGACAGGAATACAATTCATCAAAGAAATATACCCAAATACAGGAACAGCATCGAAATCATCGCAAATATCATCGACTTACAGCATGCCTTTGCCAACggaagaatataataatat AGATATCATAGATTTAACATCTACGGATTCTTCGGTGCCAACAACATCGTCAATGTCATCGAAAACACCATCAGTTTGTGCAATGCAACAAAATGGTGACAA gacattaaaaagaaaacattggACTGTTTCGACACAAACGCCAGATGCGTGGATGTATATCGACTCCTTTCTTCGAGGGAAGAGACAGCTGGAGAAATCCGAAATATGTGTCGATAATCTGGTCGTAAAGCGGAGGAAAACGCTTGGCACGGAAAAGGAAGATTCTCGCGTGAACATGGATCAATTTAAAGCGGCGTGTGTAGACTTATTACCGCGTAATTCTGCCCTGTTGGTCTTGGCGTGCATCAACGCTTGCGAGAAAGCTAAGGCTAGAAAGAGTTTTAAGTACAAGCAATTCGCGCTCGAATTGTTCTTTATGGCATCGGGTGCGTACAGATTTTACCGGTCATTATGCTCGCTGCCTACAGTGCGCCAGCTGTGGAGTCATATTCGCACCTGGGATATGCCGCCTGGTTTGAACGACAACGTACTCGATGCGTTTCGTTTAAAGATAAAGTCACTGCCGCCGATGGAGAGACATTGCTCCCTGTGTGTGAACGAGATGCGACTGAGGCCGCATCTCTTTTACAATCTGTCGCGAGATAGAATCGTTGGTTTCCACGACATCGGTACGGAGAAGCGCCGCACGTTAGCGAGAAAGGTCCTGGTAATAATGGCATGTAGCTTGGCTGGTGACTGGGAACAGCCCATTGCCTACTACTTCCATGGTGGCATATATCGCGCCGATACTTTGAAGAATCTGATATTCCAAGCAATAATTAGACTGAAAAGCATTGGTGCAACCGTGCACACTTTGATCACCAATACCTCACCAGCGTTTCTACGACTATCGCGGCATTTAGGAATTTCCGCGGAGCGCCCGTCATTTCTAGTAAATGACGAAAAGGTGTTTTATGTTTTCGATGTTACACGGCTAATTAGAGTAACCAGAAACGTGCTCAGGAGTTACGATCTTCGCTTCCGCGAGAAGAGAGCTTCGTGGACGGATATCGAACTCTTTTTTAGACATGATAGCCAGATGCGACTATCGCTAGCCCCTAAATTGTCTCTAGGTCATCTCGATCCCAATGAATGTCAAAAGACGGAAACCAAGTATGCTGCTCAAATATTCAGTAACAGCATAGCCACAGGTCTGAGCGCACACATTGCATCAGGTGAATTACCGCTGGAAACGATTGGAACGATGGAGTTCATACACAATTTTGATCAACTGTTTGATATACTCAACTCTTGCGCATCAACAAAATCGGATACTAAAACTTTTGGACAAGCTTTCACGGGTAGCATGTATGAGATGAGTTTCTTACAGCAGATGCTCGACTTTCTAAAGTCGATCAAGGTAGTGAACAGGAATGGCACGTATGTCAAGTCGATTAAGTGTTTTGATCGTTGGCAAATTACGATCAACGCAGTCATTCAATTGTGGAACGTGTTGAAGGAGCACCAGATCCTTTTTCTCTACATGAGAAGACTGAATTTGGAGAGCATCGAACGCGTTTTTCGCTCTGTCAGACGACAAAGCGGAAATCGCATCAAACCCACACCTATTTTGTTTACTCGTGCATTCAAGAATCTTGTTAGCAAGCACTTCCTCGAGCATTCAAGCGGAGGTGATTCCGCCATGAACGGGCGGAAAATGCTTAAGCGAATAGCGTCGGAGTCAACCACGTCAGTGTCATTACTAGCTGACGAAGTTTCACCTGCAGTTCAAACAGTTTTGAACGTTGCAACAACAAATTATCGCGATTTGCGGCTACCTGAGATAAGCGCATTTAAGCGCGTGTGTGAGTTTCTACTCAACGAGTGTTTGCGGATGCACGTTAATTGTGACATGTGCGTCGCCTATGCTGCTAAGCAGAGCAGCCCCAGTAAAGATGCATTAAGTTCCTTCAGTCTCTATGTTTCCAGCCTTGAAGATACATTTATGCATAATTTCGAGACTCTCTCCATCGAGGAAAATCTCGGCTCTCAAATATTGCAGCTCGCGGAAAAAATCGATTATAAACCTCCCTGTCCGGACTTTCCGGTCACTTTATTGGTTAAACTGTTCTTACGTATGCGAATATATCTTACGTTATCGCGGCATAATAAGATTTGCAAAAACATAAACGCACCACGTAACTCTTTGAATGTGTTACAGTTATGA